DNA from Mustela erminea isolate mMusErm1 chromosome 18, mMusErm1.Pri, whole genome shotgun sequence:
atcagaaaacaaaaagaaattaaaagcatccaaatcagcaaagaagaaatcaaactatcactctttgaagatgataagatacttcatgtggaaaagccaaaagacacCAAATCTGATAGAACTtaaacaggaattcagtaaagtgtcaggatataaaatcaatgcacagaaattggtagcatttctatacaccaatagcaagacagaagaaagagaaattaaggagtcaatctcatttacaatttcacctAAAACCGTAAggtgcctaggaataaatctaagcaaagaggcaaagaatctgtactcagaaaactataaaatgttcatgaaagaaattgaggaagacacaaagaaatgcaaaagtttccatgctcatgaattggaagaacaaatattgtgaaaatgtctatgctacttaaggCAAtttacacgtttaatgcaatccctaacaaaataccatccattttttccccaaaaattgaacaaatattcctaaaatttatatggaaccagaaaagaccctgaatagccagatgaatattgaaaaagaaagccaaaggtggTGACAttacaatttcagacttcaagctctattacaaagctgtcatcatcaagacagtatggtactggcacgaaaacagacacctagatgaatggaacagaatagaagccagaagtagaccctcaactctatggtcaattcatctttgacaaagcaggaaagaatgtcccgtggaaaaaagacagtcccttcaacaaatggtgttgggaaaattggacagccacatgcggaagagtgaaactggaccatttcctttcaccacacacaaaagtagactcaaaatggatgaaaaacctcagtgtgagacaggaatccatcaaaatacttgagaagaacacaggcagcaacctcttcgacctcagccgcaacaactttttcctagaaacatcgccaaaggcaagggaagcaaggacaaaaatgaaccattgggacatcaagatcaaaagcttttgcacagcaaaggaaacagtcaacaaaaccaaaagataactgacagaatgggagaagatatttgcaaatgacatatcagataaagggttactatccaaaatctataaagaacttgtcaaactcaacacgcaaagaacaaataatccaatcaagaaatgggcattagacatgaacagacatttctgcaaagaagacatccagatggttaaCAGctgcatgaaaaagtgcttcacatcactcggcatcagggaaatacaaatcaaaaccacaatgagataccacctcatatcagttagaatggctaaaattaacaagtcaggaaacgaagatgctggcgaggatgtagagaaaggggaaccctcctacactgttggtgggaatgcaagctggtgcagccactctggaaaaaagcatggaggttcctcaaaaagttgaaaatagagctaccctacaacccagcaattgcactactgagtatttaccctaaagataacaaatacagtgatccaaaggggcacgtgcaccccaatgtttatagcagcaatgtccacaatggccaaactatggaaagaaattagatgtccatccacagatgaatggttaaagaagatgtggtagatatattcaatgcaatactatgaagccatcaaaagaaatgaaatcttgctgagGAACCTCAGTGAGAGGTTCATCAATGTCCCTCCTCAGATCGCGCTGCCCATGCATCAGCAGCTCCAGAAAGAACTAGCAGAGGCACACAAAACTAACAAGCCATGTGGGAAGTGTTACTTCTACCTTCTGATAAGCAAGACGTTTGTGGAAGCTGGAAAAAACAAttccagaaagaaagggaataaccaagagaaagaggaattaataTTTGCCAATGCAGAGGAAGAATTTCTTTATGAGAAAGCAGTCCTGAAGTTTAACTACTCAGTGCAGGAAGAGTGTGACACTCGTCTGGGAGGCAGGTGGTCCTTTGATGACGTCTCGATGAAGCCCTTGCGAACCGTGATGTTGATTCCAGGTGACAGGATGAACGAAATCATGGATAAACTGAAggagcatctctctctctgacccgtTTCCCATGGACAGTAATGGggtggttttgcttttgtaaaattACCAGAAAACAGCTCagatttactggaaaaaaaacccagactttATTCAG
Protein-coding regions in this window:
- the LOC116576917 gene encoding BRCA2 and CDKN1A-interacting protein-like; this translates as MSFGEHINEILLRNLSERFINVPPQIALPMHQQLQKELAEAHKTNKPCGKCYFYLLISKTFVEAGKNNSRKKGNNQEKEELIFANAEEEFLYEKAVLKFNYSVQEECDTRLGGRWSFDDVSMKPLRTVMLIPGDRMNEIMDKLKEHLSL